The genomic stretch AATATCCAGCTTAATTTTCTCTCTTTCAAAGCGCTTCCAGGCATAATCAGGATACTCGCCTCTAGCCTGTACATCAACGAAGAAATATCCCTCTCTGTCGCTTTCAAATGCCGCCCATACATCCTGAGGCTTGCAGGTGAAGGGATAATATTGTCCCGCCGCCAGCATACAGCCCACCTTGTTCTGCGGATCGATCCCGTGAGCCATTCTGACTGCCAAAGCACTGGCAACCAGTTCATGATGGGCTGCCTGGTACTGAATCTGGGTTCTGTCCTCCCCCTCTTCAAAAAATAATCCTGCTGCCATAAAAGGACCATGGAGAATCATGTTGATTTCATTAAAAGTAAGCCAATACTTTACCAGCCCTTTGTAACGGGTAAATACAGTCTTACAGTAATTTACAAAAAAGCCGATGACCTTTCTGTTCCTCCAGCCGCCGTATTCTGTGATCAAGTGCATGGGACAATCAAAATGTACCAAAGTAACTAGCGGTTCAATGCCATACTTGCGGCATTCTTTGAAAATAGCTTCGTAAAATTTCAATCCTTCCTCATTGGGAAATTCGTCGTCCCCGTTAGGAAAGATTCTGCTCCATGCGATGGAAAGACGATAAGTTTTAAAGCCCATTTCTCCAAATAATTTTATATCATCAAGATAATGGTGATACATATCAATCGACTTTTTTGCCGGGTAATAGTGTTCCTCATCAAAGTCGAACATTTTCTTCGCTCCGGTAACGACAGCCCAGCGGTCTTTGCCATGCGGAACCACGTCCACATTGGCAAGTCCCCTGCCTCCCTCTGCATATCCTCCTTCGCATTGGTTGGCAGCAGTTGCACCGCCCCATAAAAAATCCTCTCTAAACGCCATATAATAACTCCTTTCCTATATATTTATCTGCCCATGGTATCTGGACACAAAGATCATGAAAGGGCAGCTGCTCTCTCAATTCCTATCAGACAATCCTCTGTAGTGACCTTCTTGTCTTTCCACAAAATCATACCGTCATGTTCACTTAAATTTGTAATCAATACCGGCGTCACCAATGAATATCCCTTAGAATGTATAAAATCCATATCAAACTCCAATAAGACCTGGCCTTTTTTTACTCTCTGGCCCTGCTCGGCCTTCGCAGTGAAGCCTACGCCCTCTAATCTTGTGGTGTCCATTCCAACGTGAATCAGAATCTCCAAACCATTGTCAGCTTTAATTCCCAACGCATGTTTTGTATGAAAAAAGGCACTGATCACACCGTCTGCCGGAGAAACAACAACTCCTTTTGATGGCTTTACCGCGATCCCCTTTCCCAAAGTACCGCTGGAAAATGCAGCATCTTCCAGATTTTCCAATGGAATAATATCACCTTCTACCGGAGAAAGTACCTCTATGGAAAGAAGCTTTGCAGGACTATCTTGTGTCCCTGCCGATGCATCAGTTCCCTCACCATCCTCTGCCGGAGTCTCCTTATCGTTCCAGAAGAAGAAAGTAAGTAAAAATCCAACCAGGGATGAAACAGCGATACAGATAAAGGAAGTAACCATTCCGCTTGCATCTCCTGTTGCAGTATTAATATAGTTTACCACCCCAAAGATTCCAAGGCCGCCCATGGTATAAGAAGCTGCATTCATAGTAGTCATAATAGCTCCGCCTACCGCACCACCGATCATGGAGTAAATAAAGGGAAGTTTTTTCGGAAGGGTAATACCATAAATCGCAGGCTCCGTCACACCGCAGATACCGGAAACAACGGCAGGAATACAAAGTGATTTTGTTTTCTTATCCTTGAGTTTAAAGTACATGGCAAGCACACAGGCAGTCTGCGCAAAGCTTGCACCATACATTCCGCTTAATACGTTGATATATCCCAGTTCAGCCAACTGAATGAACGCCAAAGGAATCAAAGCCCAATGGAGGCCAAAAATAACCAATACCTGCCAGAAGAATCCCGTCAGAATACCAAATAGGATCGGAGAAGCTGCAAAGAGGGCAGAAAATCCTGAGTTTAAGAAACTTGTCAGGATGGATATTACCGGCCCTATGACCAAAAATCCTGCAACCATGGATACAAGCATAACAACAAACGGAACGAAAAAGTTTTGAAGCATCTCCGGAATTATTTTTTTTGCGAACCTCTGTACATAGCTTGCAAACCAGACCACAATAATAACCGGAATTACACTGCTTAAATAGTCATTCGCTACCCATGGCACCCCAAACGCCTTTAAGTAATAAGCGCTGTGGAAAACGCTTCCCTCAAACAGCACGCCAAGGACGTCTCCTCCTGACAGGGCAGATAACTGGATGCCCGGATAACACAGGGCCGCACCTAGGGCCATGCCCGTCATTCGGTTTACATTAAATTTTCCCGCTGCAGTAAAGCCAATGATGATGGGCATAAACTGGAACACAGAATCACCAATGGCATTAAGCATTGCATAGGTACCTGACGTAGTGGAAAAAACGCCGAGAAATACCAAAAGTGCGCATATACCCTTTATGATACCGCCTGCTGAGAGAATCCCTAAGAATGGCTGGAAGCAGCCACTGATCGTATCAATCAGCTTATCAAACAGCTTTTTACTTCCCGCATCCGCTGCTGCCCCTCCTTCGCTGCTGATTCCCGCCGCCTGGCAAACCTCTTCGTACACGGCAGGCACATGATTGCCGATAACCACCTGGTATTGTCC from Lacrimispora sphenoides JCM 1415 encodes the following:
- a CDS encoding 6-phospho-beta-glucosidase, with protein sequence MAFREDFLWGGATAANQCEGGYAEGGRGLANVDVVPHGKDRWAVVTGAKKMFDFDEEHYYPAKKSIDMYHHYLDDIKLFGEMGFKTYRLSIAWSRIFPNGDDEFPNEEGLKFYEAIFKECRKYGIEPLVTLVHFDCPMHLITEYGGWRNRKVIGFFVNYCKTVFTRYKGLVKYWLTFNEINMILHGPFMAAGLFFEEGEDRTQIQYQAAHHELVASALAVRMAHGIDPQNKVGCMLAAGQYYPFTCKPQDVWAAFESDREGYFFVDVQARGEYPDYAWKRFEREKIKLDITEDDLEILKESPVDFISFSYYSSRVASGDPTAAGTTEGNVFASLKNPYLEASQWGWQIDPLGLRITLNALYDRYQKPLFIVENGLGAKDVADVNGYVEDDYRIDYLKSHIEAMKDAVEIDGVDLMGYTPWGCIDLVSASTGEMSKRYGFIYVDLDDSGNGTGKRFRKKSFYWYKKVIAANGEDLTY
- a CDS encoding beta-glucoside-specific PTS transporter subunit IIABC; the encoded protein is MGKYEELAKKIVKEVGGKENIASLTHCITRLRFQLKDESKAHDEVLKNMDGVVTVMKSGGQYQVVIGNHVPAVYEEVCQAAGISSEGGAAADAGSKKLFDKLIDTISGCFQPFLGILSAGGIIKGICALLVFLGVFSTTSGTYAMLNAIGDSVFQFMPIIIGFTAAGKFNVNRMTGMALGAALCYPGIQLSALSGGDVLGVLFEGSVFHSAYYLKAFGVPWVANDYLSSVIPVIIVVWFASYVQRFAKKIIPEMLQNFFVPFVVMLVSMVAGFLVIGPVISILTSFLNSGFSALFAASPILFGILTGFFWQVLVIFGLHWALIPLAFIQLAELGYINVLSGMYGASFAQTACVLAMYFKLKDKKTKSLCIPAVVSGICGVTEPAIYGITLPKKLPFIYSMIGGAVGGAIMTTMNAASYTMGGLGIFGVVNYINTATGDASGMVTSFICIAVSSLVGFLLTFFFWNDKETPAEDGEGTDASAGTQDSPAKLLSIEVLSPVEGDIIPLENLEDAAFSSGTLGKGIAVKPSKGVVVSPADGVISAFFHTKHALGIKADNGLEILIHVGMDTTRLEGVGFTAKAEQGQRVKKGQVLLEFDMDFIHSKGYSLVTPVLITNLSEHDGMILWKDKKVTTEDCLIGIERAAALS